One Synechocystis sp. LKSZ1 genomic window, TACGCCGCGGCTAAGCTTGGCATTGCTGACCATTTAGCCACTGGAGAAAAGAGCTACAAAGAGCTGGCAACAGTAACCTATACCCATGAGCAGTCTCTCTATCGTCTGTTGCGGGCCCTGGCCAGTGTAGGCATCTTCACTGAAACGTCAGTAGGACAATTTGCCATGACACCGTTATCAGCTTTTCTCCAGAGTGATACTCCCAGCTCCTTGCGAGATGTCGCGATCATGATGGGGGATCGTGAACACTATGGCAGTTGGGGCAACATTTTGCACGCCATTAAGACGGGTAACAGCGGATTTGAGCAACTTTTTGGCATGAATGTGTTTGAGTATTATGCTCAAAACCCTGAACCTGCTGACATTTTCGACCGGGCGATGACGAGTTTTTCTAGTATTGAAAATGCCGCCGTGAGTTCGGATTATGACTTCTCATCTATCAATACTCTGGTGGATGTGGCTGGTGGTCATGGTAGTTTGCTGACCTCTATCCTGAAAGCCAATCCCAGCCTGAATGGGATTTTGTTTGATATGCCAGAGGTAATTGAGCGGGCCAAGGCTCACATGGCAACCAGTGGAGTCAGCGATCGCTGCCAATTATTGAGCGGCAACTTTTTTGAATCCGTTCCTGGTGGAGCAGATGCCTATATTCTTAAACACATCATCCATGATTGGGACGATGAACGGGCGGCAGTCATACTCAAGCAATGCCATCAGGCCATGGCAAATAATGGCAGAGTTTTGGTTGTAGAGCAAGTCATTCCTCCTGGGAACGATCCCTTTGTCGGCAAACTTTTAGATGTCAATATGTTAGTGATGTGTCCCGGCGGCAAGGAGCGCACATCAGAGGAATTCCGCGCTCTATTGGCTCAAGCTGGATTTAACATGACCCGAATTGTCCCGACCCAAGGCCTTGTCAGCGTTATCGAAGGTATAAAGATGTAAATCGCACCCTAATGATCGATGGAAACTGGCTACCCCAAGGAGAGTTAACCCATGCAAAGTGGGAGAGCCCCCTACTGTTGTCGATGCTGACTTGGCAGTTTCGGACACAGAATAGCCTGGCCCTCTGGCCCACTCATCTTTCTAAGGGATTGCTTGTCCTTCGGCAGGGGGCCTGGACGAGATAGTTTCAACCCATGACAGGGGTGATGATCTTAGAAATCTTGATTTTAGGGAGTATTGTTGCCGCTTGGTTGATTTCCCTACTGAAATAATCAGTAATAATCAGTGTTGGATTGAGTTGAAAGTTCAGACCTGTGCATTAACGCTTTCTTCGTACCCAGAAAGCTGAGCGATGACTTCTCCTCATTTTTGTGCCCCAGCTTGCAGGGGGGAGTCAGTCTATTCGCTATGCTGAATGATCGAGAATTTCTTTGCCTGAAACCAGCATGGCCAATTTAACCCCTAATCCCAGCTATAGTCTTAACCTCCGCCTTGAATTACCCAACCAATCGGGCACCCTGGCCCGTGTTACCCAGGCCATTGCCGACCAAGGGGGTAGTTTTGGTCAAATCTCCCTCATTGACAGCAACCTCAAAATTACCCAACGAGAGATTACTGTTAATGCCTCTAGTGAAGAGCATGCCGATAGGATTGTGGAAGCGGTTAAAGGCCTAGAGGGGATCCAGTTACTCAGTGTATCTGACCGAACCTTTGACCTGCACCAAGGGGGCAAAATCACTGTCCAAAGTCGTATTCCTCTAACCGCCCAATCGGACTTGGCCATGGCTTATACTCCTGGGGTTGGCCGCATTTGCAAGGCCATTGCCCAGGATCCCGAACAGGTTTATAAGCTGACCATTAAGCGTAATACAGTGGCCGTCGTGACCGATGGCAGTGCGGTTTTAGGTCTGGGAAATCTTGGCCCTGAGGCGGCCCTGCCGGTGATGGAAGGCAAGGCCATGCTCTTTAAGGAGTTTGCGGGCATTGATGCTTTTCCCATTTGCCTAGCGACCCAGGATACGGAGGAAATTATTACAGCGGTTAAACAGATTGCTCCTGTCTTTGGTGGGGTGAACCTAGAGGATATTGCGGCCCCCCGCTGCTTTGAAATTGAGGCTCGTCTGCGGGCGGAATTGAATATTCCCGTTTTCCACGACGACCAACATGGCACCGCTATTGTTACTCTGGCGGCCCTCTTCAATGCTCTCAAACTGGTTCATAAAACTCTCGAAAGTGTCCGTATTGTGATCAATGGGGCCGGGGCCGCAGGCCTGGCCATCGCCGCTCTCTTGCAAAAAGCCGGAGCTACCAACATTTGGATTTGTGATTCTAAAGGGATTTTGTCCAAAGCCCGGACTGACCTCAATCCCCAAAAATTGGCCTACGCGGTTGAGGCTCAGGGAAGCCTCGCCGATGCGATGCAAGGGGCCGATGTCTTTCTGGGGGTCAGTGCGCCGGGGGTGGTTTCCCCGGTTATGGTACGTTCCATGGCCCAGGAGCCGATTGTCTTTGCCATGGCTAATCCAATTCCCGAAATTCAACCGGAGCTCATTCACGATGACGTTGCCGTGATGGCCACAGGGCGCAGTGACTATCCCAATCAAATTAACAATGTCTTGGCCTTCCCTGGTGTCTTTCGTGGGGCTTTGGACTGCCGTGCTCGCACGATTACGGATACGATGTATTTAGAAGCCGCAAAGGCCATTGCTTCACTGGTCTCTCCCAGTACCCTAGACCGAGAACATATTGTCCCCTCCGTCTTTGATGCTCGGGTGGCCAGCACCGTTGCCAGTGCCGTACTATTGGCAGCACGAGCTGAGGGAATTGCCGCTTGCTAATGACACGATTACGCTAGGCATTATGGGGAAAGTTAATCGGCCGCCACGGTCATCCAATCGTCAAGATACTGGAGAAATTCCCGAGATTCTGCGTGACGGGCCGACGGTCGCCAGCCCAAGCCGAGGGGGGGCGGTCTATGTTTGGTTGATGGGGGTCGCAGGGGCTTTACTTTTAGGCTTAGGCAGTCTGTGGTGGTTCCAATCTCGGCCAGTACCGGTCGTTCAATCAACCCCCTCCCCCCAGGCTAGTCCCCCCCCAGAGAAAATTGATAATATTCTCGGTCATCTTCCCTATGCGGAAGCGCCTGCCCAAGAATTAAAAGTCATTCGTGCCGATGGGCAACTGCGCCTACGGCGGACTGCTGCAGTTCAATTCCTCTCAATGCAAGCCGCCGCTCGGGCCAGCGGGGTAAATTTAGTCCCGCTGTCGGCCTTTCGTTCTATTGAAGAGCAGAATCGCCTATTTTTTACCGTCAAACAACAGCGGAACCAGGCCACCCGTAAACGGGCCGAGGTTAGTGCTCCCCCTGGTTACAGCGAACATCACACGGGTTATGCCCTTGATATTGGGGATGGTAATGTTCCCGCCACCAATCTCCTGGTTACCTTTGAAAAAACCCCAGCCTTCCGATGGCTCCAGGCTAATGCAGCCCGCTATAGTTTTGAGCTTTCCTTTGCCCCCAATAATCCTCAGGGCGTTAGTTATGAACCTTGGCATTGGCGTTACGTGGGAGACCGTCAGAGCCTAGAAACGTTCTACAAGGCCCGTAATCTTCCGAAGGCCCAGTAAGTATCTGTTTCGGTTAAGCAACTATAAGCATAGCCAATCAAGTAATGCTTAACCTAACCGTTGTAGTGTCGTGGACTGAAGAAAGGTACTAGTGCTGAGTTCAAAGAGAGTGGCAACGGCTGACTGCACCCCTTGTGTAGTAGAGCTTCAGAGATTTAGGATGGTCTACTAGGCCTACACAAAAGTACGAGGGAGTAGAAGGCTCTGGGCCAATAGCCTCTGGTAATGGGCTTCGTCGATAACGTAGGCCCCAAAGCGCTCTAGATGGGGGTTTTGCAGCTGGGCATCAAATAGGACAAAACCTCGCTGACGCAGACGCTGAACCAACATCACCATGGCCGCCTTGGAGGCCTCGGGAACCGTATAGAACATGGATTCCCCAATAAAGACGCCACCGATGCTAATTCCCAGAATTCCCCCGGCCAGTCGATCTCCAGCCCAGGCCTCAAAACTATGGGCCCAGCCGAACTGATGGAGCAATTGGTAAATCTCTAAAAGCGCTGGAGAAATCCAGGTACTCTCCCGGCCCGCACAGCCCCGACACACCCCGACAAAATCACGGTTAATGGCCAAACTGAAACGGCTTTGATTCAGAACCCGACGCAGGGATTTAGGATAGCGAAAACGATGGTCTAGGGGAATTAGAGCGTGGGACTGACTGGCATACCATCCCAACTGGCCCTGATCATCCGCCATGAGAAAATAGCCCTGGGCGTAGCCCTGTATAATGGATTCAACCCTTGCGCTTAGCTCCATTGGGTCTTGTTTTCCTTACTGTTCAGTTCTTGCAATTATGGCTGTTGACCCCATTGCTCCCATTACGCTTCCTCCCCTCCAGGATCCGGCGCAGGAAGGAACTTGGCTCCGGGAAGCGCTTCAGTCTTGGCTTAATAATGAATTTATTCCCGAGGCCATCAATACCATTATTGCGGAACGGGCCGCCCAAATTTTTGTGCGTCAACGCCTCGAAGGGGAAAATGACCTGGGGTCACTAGTAATTGCCATTGTGACAGAAATGCAGGCCTTTGATTTTCGGGAAAGTTTCTACAGCGAGTTTGCCATCGCAAATGCCGTTAGTGACCTCATTTTAGAGAGCTTGGGCTACGACCGCTGTTGTGGCCAGTCCTAGACTCATCCGGCTTTAAAACAGGGCCAAATAATAGGAATTGACCCACCCTTCTCGGCCCGTCACCCGACGATTCGGGCCCTGAACTACGCGCACGTAGGCCCAGTTGCCCTGTTGTTCTAGAATTTGAACTACATTGCCATTATTCAACCCCGCAATGGCTCGACCATTGGGGCTAGCCCGTAAAGCCAACTGGCCCTGGCGAATCCCCGTCACTCGGGCCCGGTTCCCCGTCGCCGCGGCCCCCTGGAAACGAATCTGGCTCTGGTGGATATAGCCACCACCACAGGCATCGGTGTAATACCACAGGCCTTCTTTTTGATAGACCGTAATTGAGATCCGACGAGATAAAGTACAAATAATGGCTCCATTGGGAGTATTGCGCACATTGGAAGGGGGGGCAATCACAACGGCCGTTGATTGGGCCAGGGCCGGGGCCGCCAGCAAACTCCCAAAGATAGGCACCGCCAAAATGTATCTCAACATAAACACTCCTGAAGGTAAGAGAAATAGACATTGCCTAAGCTAGGTCTAGCTTAAACGAGTCTGATTTTCTTT contains:
- a CDS encoding methyltransferase translates to MALMQMITSYWVSQSIYAAAKLGIADHLATGEKSYKELATVTYTHEQSLYRLLRALASVGIFTETSVGQFAMTPLSAFLQSDTPSSLRDVAIMMGDREHYGSWGNILHAIKTGNSGFEQLFGMNVFEYYAQNPEPADIFDRAMTSFSSIENAAVSSDYDFSSINTLVDVAGGHGSLLTSILKANPSLNGILFDMPEVIERAKAHMATSGVSDRCQLLSGNFFESVPGGADAYILKHIIHDWDDERAAVILKQCHQAMANNGRVLVVEQVIPPGNDPFVGKLLDVNMLVMCPGGKERTSEEFRALLAQAGFNMTRIVPTQGLVSVIEGIKM
- a CDS encoding malic enzyme-like NAD(P)-binding protein produces the protein MANLTPNPSYSLNLRLELPNQSGTLARVTQAIADQGGSFGQISLIDSNLKITQREITVNASSEEHADRIVEAVKGLEGIQLLSVSDRTFDLHQGGKITVQSRIPLTAQSDLAMAYTPGVGRICKAIAQDPEQVYKLTIKRNTVAVVTDGSAVLGLGNLGPEAALPVMEGKAMLFKEFAGIDAFPICLATQDTEEIITAVKQIAPVFGGVNLEDIAAPRCFEIEARLRAELNIPVFHDDQHGTAIVTLAALFNALKLVHKTLESVRIVINGAGAAGLAIAALLQKAGATNIWICDSKGILSKARTDLNPQKLAYAVEAQGSLADAMQGADVFLGVSAPGVVSPVMVRSMAQEPIVFAMANPIPEIQPELIHDDVAVMATGRSDYPNQINNVLAFPGVFRGALDCRARTITDTMYLEAAKAIASLVSPSTLDREHIVPSVFDARVASTVASAVLLAARAEGIAAC
- a CDS encoding SH3 domain-containing protein, which gives rise to MLRYILAVPIFGSLLAAPALAQSTAVVIAPPSNVRNTPNGAIICTLSRRISITVYQKEGLWYYTDACGGGYIHQSQIRFQGAAATGNRARVTGIRQGQLALRASPNGRAIAGLNNGNVVQILEQQGNWAYVRVVQGPNRRVTGREGWVNSYYLALF
- a CDS encoding M15 family metallopeptidase, yielding MGKVNRPPRSSNRQDTGEIPEILRDGPTVASPSRGGAVYVWLMGVAGALLLGLGSLWWFQSRPVPVVQSTPSPQASPPPEKIDNILGHLPYAEAPAQELKVIRADGQLRLRRTAAVQFLSMQAAARASGVNLVPLSAFRSIEEQNRLFFTVKQQRNQATRKRAEVSAPPGYSEHHTGYALDIGDGNVPATNLLVTFEKTPAFRWLQANAARYSFELSFAPNNPQGVSYEPWHWRYVGDRQSLETFYKARNLPKAQ
- the aat gene encoding leucyl/phenylalanyl-tRNA--protein transferase → MELSARVESIIQGYAQGYFLMADDQGQLGWYASQSHALIPLDHRFRYPKSLRRVLNQSRFSLAINRDFVGVCRGCAGRESTWISPALLEIYQLLHQFGWAHSFEAWAGDRLAGGILGISIGGVFIGESMFYTVPEASKAAMVMLVQRLRQRGFVLFDAQLQNPHLERFGAYVIDEAHYQRLLAQSLLLPRTFV